In a single window of the Paracoccus sp. SCSIO 75233 genome:
- a CDS encoding DUF3768 domain-containing protein, with amino-acid sequence MTTTLDLDPVQEAALIAAQNDAFRRTILGNAPVADAPQGQFVMTRGVAALGLDVQLELTRRVAAFDTFIADSDPHGWHEMGVIELEDTTVWFKLDLYDVDYQYGSPEPSDLAQTRRVLTLLLPSEY; translated from the coding sequence ATGACCACCACACTCGACCTCGACCCCGTTCAGGAAGCCGCACTTATCGCTGCGCAGAATGACGCCTTTCGCCGTACCATCCTTGGCAATGCCCCAGTTGCCGATGCCCCGCAGGGCCAGTTCGTAATGACACGCGGCGTCGCGGCGCTTGGGCTCGATGTGCAGCTGGAACTCACCCGCCGCGTCGCCGCTTTCGACACCTTCATTGCCGACAGCGACCCCCATGGCTGGCACGAGATGGGTGTCATTGAGCTTGAGGACACGACGGTCTGGTTCAAACTCGACCTGTACGATGTCGACTACCAATACGGCTCCCCCGAGCCCTCTGACCTTGCGCAAACGCGTCGGGTCCTGACCCTGCTGCTGCCGTCGGAATACTGA
- a CDS encoding DUF6878 family protein, whose amino-acid sequence MTQETDFYAQILESQRRAAEQRVETRATLLSELRTLGVTNIEVQYEGYGDSGNVEDVVVTPDTIILTEDLRRRAEDFGWDFAYALCPGFENNEGGYGELTWSLETDKIDVSHSNRYIETNTTEHEGL is encoded by the coding sequence ATGACACAAGAGACTGATTTCTACGCGCAGATACTCGAATCCCAGAGGCGTGCTGCCGAACAGCGGGTAGAAACCCGCGCGACGCTTCTTTCCGAACTGCGCACCCTCGGCGTAACGAACATCGAGGTGCAATACGAAGGCTACGGCGATTCCGGCAATGTCGAGGATGTCGTGGTGACCCCTGACACGATCATCCTGACGGAAGACCTGCGGCGCCGGGCCGAAGATTTCGGCTGGGACTTCGCCTATGCCCTGTGCCCCGGGTTCGAGAACAACGAGGGCGGCTATGGTGAACTGACTTGGTCGCTTGAGACTGACAAGATCGATGTCAGTCATTCGAACCGTTACATCGAGACCAACACCACTGAACACGAGGGGCTCTGA
- a CDS encoding ParB/RepB/Spo0J family partition protein → MAKTSTRPKPATVKKTEAAASATADGATDIRLIPLDQLEPSPLNVRKVAPSASVEAELLASIRETGIKQNLVVHALSETRFAVDAGGRRLKALKQLADDGVIPVDHPVPCLVEDERNAILTSTTENLQRAAMHPADQFEAFEAMIAEGRSEDEIALKFGVSVDLVRRRLKLARVAPEIIEQFRAGDLTLECVMAFTLTDDHDRQLAVWNAVKGGYHIHPQSIKRQLTETAHSANSALGRFVGIEAYEAAGGVLLRDLFDDRASAHMENPELLERLAIERLQAAAKTFEGMWKWVEVHLSVDYGAFRSFGRVYPQDVDPDPDLLAEEERLIAREEELAAQNDGEDWSEAETEEYYAIEPRLREIEALQRERQPYADEDRAIAGVVLTIGHDGALRVEKGLVRPEDIPAATEPGEDSAEAGDAPSPARPHVTPPTSSTPVPTSDPAATLRKADGISASLADDLRATRQHILRAHLAADFEVAFDAMLYALCEQALGRSYNNEALDISIRPFQAQDREVLHADTVAQKMLEALEQDLATDWMKLEKPEDFRVMSALPLADKQALFAWATGLAVKPQLSSDNRPSPIIEEIGARLDVDVAACWRPTAQNYWGRVNKGHAVATALKLISEDYAEDRNRERKGDIAAAMERAFAETAGETEGFGAATVAKTTRWLPDGMAFAGAMDADADMGDDVPEAEEGDQPASDTQIDAENDEPSSLPAFLSGDAA, encoded by the coding sequence ATGGCCAAGACCTCAACCCGCCCGAAACCCGCCACCGTGAAGAAGACAGAAGCCGCCGCATCGGCAACGGCTGACGGAGCGACCGACATTCGTCTGATCCCGCTCGACCAGCTGGAGCCCAGCCCGCTCAACGTTCGCAAGGTGGCGCCGAGCGCCAGCGTCGAAGCCGAGCTTCTCGCAAGCATTCGCGAAACCGGCATCAAGCAGAACCTGGTGGTTCATGCGCTGTCTGAGACACGTTTTGCGGTTGATGCCGGCGGTCGCCGCCTCAAGGCGCTGAAGCAGCTCGCCGATGACGGCGTGATCCCAGTTGATCACCCCGTGCCCTGCCTCGTCGAGGACGAGCGCAACGCCATCCTCACATCTACCACGGAAAACCTCCAGCGCGCGGCGATGCACCCGGCCGACCAGTTCGAAGCTTTTGAGGCGATGATCGCCGAGGGGCGCAGCGAGGACGAGATCGCGCTGAAGTTCGGCGTCTCGGTCGACCTGGTGCGACGTCGTCTCAAACTCGCCCGTGTCGCGCCCGAGATCATCGAACAATTCCGTGCGGGCGATCTGACCCTCGAATGCGTGATGGCTTTCACGCTGACCGACGACCATGACCGCCAACTGGCAGTTTGGAACGCGGTGAAGGGCGGCTATCACATCCACCCACAGAGCATCAAACGCCAGCTGACTGAGACCGCGCATTCGGCGAACTCGGCCCTCGGGCGCTTTGTCGGCATCGAGGCGTATGAGGCGGCAGGCGGCGTTCTGCTGCGCGATCTCTTCGACGATCGTGCCAGCGCCCATATGGAAAACCCCGAGCTCCTGGAGCGCCTCGCCATCGAGAGGCTGCAGGCTGCGGCCAAGACTTTTGAGGGGATGTGGAAATGGGTCGAGGTTCACCTCTCGGTCGACTACGGCGCGTTTCGCAGTTTCGGGCGGGTCTATCCGCAGGATGTCGATCCCGATCCGGACTTGCTCGCCGAGGAGGAACGTCTCATCGCCCGCGAAGAGGAATTGGCGGCGCAGAACGACGGCGAGGATTGGTCTGAGGCGGAGACGGAGGAATACTACGCAATCGAGCCGCGTTTGCGCGAGATCGAAGCCCTGCAGCGCGAACGGCAACCGTACGCGGACGAAGATCGTGCCATCGCGGGCGTGGTTCTGACCATCGGTCATGACGGGGCGCTACGTGTCGAGAAAGGCCTCGTGCGACCAGAAGATATCCCCGCTGCGACCGAGCCGGGCGAGGATAGTGCTGAAGCGGGTGATGCCCCATCCCCTGCCCGCCCGCACGTGACGCCGCCAACCTCCTCGACGCCGGTGCCAACCTCCGATCCGGCGGCGACCTTGCGCAAGGCGGATGGGATTTCGGCGAGCCTCGCCGACGATCTGCGCGCGACGCGTCAGCACATCCTGCGGGCGCATCTGGCGGCGGATTTCGAGGTGGCGTTCGATGCGATGCTCTACGCGCTCTGCGAACAGGCTTTGGGGCGGTCCTACAACAACGAAGCGCTCGACATCTCGATCCGGCCTTTCCAGGCGCAAGACCGCGAGGTGCTGCATGCGGATACTGTCGCCCAGAAAATGCTCGAGGCACTGGAACAGGACCTCGCCACCGACTGGATGAAGCTCGAGAAACCAGAGGACTTCCGGGTGATGTCGGCGCTGCCTCTTGCCGATAAGCAGGCGCTTTTCGCCTGGGCGACGGGTCTGGCGGTAAAGCCGCAGCTCTCCTCCGACAATCGCCCCTCCCCAATCATCGAGGAGATTGGCGCGCGGCTTGATGTCGATGTGGCGGCCTGCTGGCGCCCGACCGCGCAAAACTACTGGGGTCGAGTCAACAAGGGCCATGCAGTCGCGACTGCGCTCAAGCTGATCAGCGAGGACTACGCCGAAGATCGCAATCGCGAGCGCAAGGGCGATATCGCGGCCGCGATGGAGCGGGCTTTCGCGGAAACCGCCGGCGAGACGGAAGGGTTCGGCGCGGCGACGGTTGCGAAGACGACGCGCTGGCTGCCCGACGGGATGGCGTTTGCCGGTGCGATGGACGCTGACGCCGACATGGGTGACGATGTGCCCGAGGCCGAAGAAGGCGACCAGCCCGCCTCAGATACTCAGATCGATGCCGAGAACGACGAACCGTCGTCCTTGCCAGCCTTCCTCAGTGGGGATGCTGCCTGA